One Triticum dicoccoides isolate Atlit2015 ecotype Zavitan chromosome 5B, WEW_v2.0, whole genome shotgun sequence genomic window carries:
- the LOC119307300 gene encoding uncharacterized protein LOC119307300 — translation METNGLSIKSQEIGSKRKWETNADLSRRFCTSQNESPWEGGAAKHITCHSSEYQGQSSQECPPWNYGSLTTSPGRQKDFRFCSNQHKSPWEGGTTEHIAWHSSWYQGHSSQEWPTRNGASLTPSLGRQNDFRLCSNQHTSPWEGGTTEHIACHPSWYQGHSSQEWPTRNGGSLTPSPERNDFHVSGGQFFLTFNPYEQDVESRYLQDKKNGVITCLVCGKEGHYSSKCRFKDQEHRIICTVCGKNGHCSMWCCQQNKSENRACTRCGEIGHSTSTHGLSCSSCDEHHDDGGCRLSEVKCFICECQDHYLAQCPLNSVLTEAVKGQRDNFQAALRLALSKQGNPSSTPAKCSAKSEGKILTANNSSPICFTSREEGHYARMCPQKFRAISGNTSKEVEESSTIVTSSNMSKVLEEQDPDIAKQSSEMKPASVVHCVRCGQEGHRAKSCPTRVFTCYKCNEEGHASRDCPQNQSSEMKPKSNVHCVTCGEDGHRAKSCPTRVFICYKCNEEGHISRKCPQNQSSEMKPKSNVHCVRCGEEGHRVKSCPTWVFTCYKCNEEGHTSQNCPQNQSSEMKPKSNVHCVSCGQEGHMAKSCPTRVFTCFKCNEEGHIAKNCPQKR, via the coding sequence ATGGAAACCAATGGGTTATCTATCAAGAGTCAGGAAATCGGgtcaaaaagaaagtgggagactaACGCAGACCTCAGCCGCCGCTTTTGCACTAGCCAAAATGAAAGTCCATGGGAAGGCGGTGCAGCGAAGCACATCACATGCCATTCCTCTGAGTACCAAGGCCAGTCTTCGCAAGAGTGTCCTCCATGGAATTATGGTTCGCTCACTACCTCGCCAGGGAGGCAAAAAGATTTCCGTTTTTGCAGTAACCAACATAAAAGTCCATGGGAAGGCGGCACAACAGAGCACATCGCATGGCATTCCTCTTGGTACCAAGGCCACTCTTCACAAGAGTGGCCTACACGGAATGGTGCTTCGCTCACCCCCTCGCTAGGGAGGCAAAATGATTTCCGCCTTTGCAGTAACCAACATACAAGTCCATGGGAAGGCGGCACAACAGAGCACATCGCATGCCATCCCTCTTGGTACCAAGGCCACTCTTCACAAGAGTGGCCTACACGGAATGGTGGTTCACTCACCCCCTCACCAGAGAGGAATGATTTCCATGTTTCAGGAGGTCAATTCTTTCTGACATTCAACCCATACGAACAAGATGTAGAAAGTAGGTACCTTCAGGACAAAAAGAACGGGGTAATCACTTGTTTGGTCTGTGGCAAGGAAGGACATTACAGTAGTAAGTGCCGTTTCAAGGATCAAGAGCACAGAATCATTTGCACAGTCTGTGGCAAAAATGGCCACTGTAGCATGTGGTGTTGCCAGCAGAACAAGTCGGAGAATCGAGCTTGCACCCGCTGTGGAGAGATAGGGCATAGTACCAGTACACATGGTCTCAGTTGCTCAAGCTGCGACGAGCATCATGACGATGGAGGGTGCCGATTGAGCGAAGTTAAATGCTTTATTTGTGAATGTCAGGATCATTATCTTGCTCAGTGCCCCTTGAATTCAGTATTGACTGAGGCAGTTAAGGGTCAGAGAGACAACTTCCAAGCTGCTCTGCGGCTTGCACTATCAAAACaaggcaacccatcatctacaccTGCCAAGTGTTCCGCAAAATCAGAAGGAAAAATACTGACCGCCAACAACTCTAGTCCAATTTGCTTTACAAGCCGTGAAGAAGGTCACTATGCCCGTATGTGTCCGCAGAAGTTCAGAGCTATATCTGGCAACACGTCAAAAGAAGTAGAAGAGAGCAGCACTATAGTTACATCCTCCAACATGTCCAAAGTATTAGAAGAACAGGACCCTGATATTGCTAAACAGTCATCAGAAATGAAGCCGGCATCGGTTGTCCATTGTGTAAGGTGTGGTCAGGAAGGGCACAGGGCCAAGAGCTGTCCAACACGGGTGTTTACATGCTACAAATGCAATGAAGAAGGCCACGCATCCAGGGATTGCCCTCAGAACCAATCATCAGAAATGAAGCCTAAATCGAATGTCCACTGTGTAACGTGTGGTGAGGATGGGCACAGGGCCAAGAGCTGTCCAACACGGGTGTTTATATGCTACAAATGCAATGAAGAAGGCCACATATCCAGGAAGTGCCCTCAGAACCAATCATCAGAAATGAAGCCTAAATCGAATGTCCACTGTGTAAGGTGTGGTGAGGAAGGGCACAGGGTCAAGAGCTGTCCAACATGGGTGTTTACAtgctataaatgcaatgaagaaggCCACACATCCCAGAATTGCCCTCAGAACCAATCATCAGAAATGAAGCCTAAATCGAATGTCCACTGTGTTAGTTGTGGTCAGGAAGGGCACATGGCCAAGAGCTGTCCAACACGAGTGTTTACATGCTTCAAATGCAATGAAGAAGGCCACATAGCCAAGAATTGCCCTCAGAAGCGTTAA